A genomic window from Glycine max cultivar Williams 82 chromosome 17, Glycine_max_v4.0, whole genome shotgun sequence includes:
- the LOC100794559 gene encoding transcription factor MYB3R-1, with the protein MDGEQSMAAPSHGQVDGAQKVRALHGRTTGPTRRSTKGQWTPEEDDTLRNAVERFKGKNWKKIAECFKDRTDVQCLHRWQKVLNPELVKGPWSKEEDEIIIELVKKHGPKKWSTIAQHLPGRIGKQCRERWVNHLDPTIKKEAWTQEEELALIHYHQSFGNKWAELSKVIPGRTDNAIKNHWNSSVKKKLDSYLASGLLTQFESVPHAGNLNQPTRLQCSRDDNGPKSTEGEEVSDCSQGSANAVYFPSATGPSSVDLQTGEAYRPNEECSLGKDHSPSRACSEPYYVSIDDVTICIPEIAHQEACTSQFIEQQSHEPGNSICGDCQFNLHSLPNVSSMVLGQESSELQRDFIAPCEICDMVNAPFQTSVELGVSTSMGPASMDSLKPEHMLISDDECCRVLFSDAMNDGCFPRVDYNKRDDIVEFSGCTSFCQSCNIQISETGGTSTSQLTCPQCSNNYKGISSSQSVPLVLSASDDRLGPTANGNQLFGMEDHHFVSRACANFTYVNNISSSCVDGVGSAVMEEPHDILKGTSKLVPVNNFGCGSDAKQTCNPTAEKTNVHTEKEGSGSLCYEPPRFPSLDIPFFSCDLVQSGSDMQQEFSPLGIRQFMMSSMNCLTPFRLWDSPSCDDSPDALLKSAAKTFTGTPSILKKRPRDLLSPLSDKRMDKKLETDMASSTFTRNFSSLVAAFGDNETRKADMPSYSYPLQKQNSRASVDDDNKENCGHTYKWEQLMNCSPIKSATLDEKNSQRDTVDGNSQHNVKQRPLDSKMKTTEIEQQQSGILVEHDMNDLSLSSPDQVGLKSDRGLDSSAKITKGLNKSLEAASNQSGHLKLSSKNPCPRVNSCSPCVRAKEHEGLSVAVTRVQAPGDNSGEQTRKDGGFETCSIFGGTPFGTPSAWKSPWFFNTFLSSPRLDTEITIEDFGYFMSPGDRSYDALGLLKHISEQTAATYANAQEILGNETPKALPKDASENDKDKDHENNYPVNQSGNHSQLPSNALIERRTLDFSECETPGRDENSKSSAMSFSSPSSYLMKGCR; encoded by the exons ATGGACGGTGAGCAGAGCATGGCTGCTCCATCTCATGGGCAAGTTGATGGTGCTCAGAAAGTTAGAGCATTACATGG GAGGACTACTGGCCCTACAAGGCGTTCTACAAAAGGGCAATGGACACCGGAGGAG GATGATACCTTACGGAATGCTGTTGAGAGATTCAAaggaaaaaattggaaaaaaattg CTGAATGTTTCAAGGATAGAACTGATGTGCAATGCCTACATAGGTGGCAGAAAGTTTTAAATCCTGAACTTGTTAAAGGTCCATGGTCTAAAGAG GAAGatgaaataattattgaattggTGAAGAAACATGGGCCTAAAAAGTGGTCAACTATAGCACAACATTTACCTGGACGTATTGGTAAGCAATGTCGAGAAAG GTGGGTTAATCATCTTGATCCTACTATAAAAAAGGAAGCGTGGACTCAGGAAGAGGAGTTGGCTCTAATACATTATCATCAGAGTTTTGGGAACAAATGGGCCGAATTGTCGAAGGTCATTCCTGGAAG GACAGACAATGCTATTAAAAATCACTGGAACAGTTCTGTCAAAAAGAAATTGGATTCTTATTTGGCATCAGGCCTGCTTACTCAGTTTGAATCTGTTCCTCATGCTGGAAATTTGAATCAACCAACAAGGTTGCAGTGTAGTAGAGATGATAATGGTCCCAAGTCGACTGAAGGAGAGGAAGTTTCAGATTGCAGCCAAGGTTCAGCTAATGCTGTTTACTTTCCATCTGCTACAGGTCCGAGCAGTGTTGACTTACAAACTGGAGAGGCATATAGGCCAAATGAAGAATGTAGTCTTGGAAAGGATCATAGTCCGAGTCGAGCTTGTTCAGAGCCATATTATGTATCAATTGATGATGTTACTATATGCATCCCAGAAATTGCTCACCAAGAGGCTTGCACTTCTCAATTCATTGAGCAACAGTCACATGAACCTGGAAATTCCATTTGTGGGGATTGCCAGTTCAATTTACATTCCTTACCCAATGTTTCATCAATGGTCTTGGGGCAGGAATCCTCGGAGTTGCAAAGAGATTTTATAGCTCCTTGTGAAATCTGTGACATGGTGAATGCTCCATTTCAGACTTCAGTGGAGTTAGGTGTTTCAACGTCCATGGGACCTGCATCTATGGATTCTCTAAAACCAGAGCACATGTTGATATCTGATGATGAATGCTGCAGAGTCCTGTTTTCAGACGCAATGAATGATGGGTGTTTCCCTCGTGTAGATTATAATAAACGTGATGATATAGTTGAATTTTCTGGATGCACTTCATTTTGTCAATCTTGTAATATCCAGATATCTGAAACTGGTGGAACCTCAACTTCACAGCTAACTTGTCCTCAGTGttctaataattataaaggAATTTCATCCTCCCAATCTGTCCCTCTAGTACTTTCTGCTAGTGATGATAGGTTGGGGCCTACTGCCAACGGCAATCAATTATTTGGGATGGAGGATCACCACTTTGTCTCCAGAGCATGTGCTAACTTCACTTATGTCAACAACATATCCAGTTCTTGTGTTGATGGGGTAGGTAGTGCAGTAATGGAAGAGCCACATGATATTCTGAAGGGTACTTCAAAATTGGTCCCTGTAAATAATTTTGGCTGTGGATCAGATGCTAAGCAAACTTGTAATCCAACAGCTGAAAAAACAAATGTGCATACAGAAAAGGAGGGCTCAGGATCTCTATGTTATGAACCTCCCCGCTTTCCAAGTTTGGATATTCCTTTCTTCAGTTGTGATCTTGTACAATCTGGGAGTGATATGCAGCAAGAGTTTAGTCCATTGGGTATCCGCCAGTTTATGATGTCATCTATGAACTGTCTTACTCCTTTTAGGTTGTGGGACTCACCCTCTTGTGATGATAGTCCAGATGCACTGTTAAAAAGTGCTGCTAAAACTTTTACTGGTACACCATCCATATTAAAGAAACGACCCCGAGATTTGTTGTCACCACTCTCAGATAAAAGAATGGATAAGAAACTTGAGACTGACATGGCATCATCTACGTTTACCAGAAACTTTTCCAGTTTGGTTGCTGCATTTGGTGACAATGAGACTCGAAAAGCAGATATGCCTTCATATTCATATCCATTGCAAAAACAGAACAGCAGGGCATctgttgatgatgataataaagaaaattgtgGACACACTTATAAATGGGAACAATTAATGAATTGTTCCCCAATTAAATCTGCAACTTTGGATGAAAAGAACTCTCAAAGAGATACTGTTGACGGCAATTCTCAGCATAATGTCAAGCAACGACCTCTTGATTCTAAAATGAAGACTACTGAGATT GAGCAACAACAATCTGGAATTTTGGTCGAACATGATATGAATGACCTGTCACTGTCTTCTCCTGATCAAGTTGGTTTAAAATCAGATAGAGGTCTGGATTCAAGTGctaaaattacaaaaggcttgAACAAGTCCTTGGAAGCAGCTTCAAATCAGAGTGGCCATTTGAAATTATCTTCTAAAAATCCATGCCCAAGGGTTAATTCTTGTTCTCCTTGTGTTCGCGCTAAAGAGCATGAAGGACTTTCAGTTGCTGTTACTCGTGTTCAAGCTCCAGGGGACAATTCAGGGGAACAAACCAGAAAAGATGGTGGTTTTGAAACATGTAGCAT CTTTGGTGGAACACCTTTTGGAACACCTTCTGCGTGGAAATCCCCTTGGTTCTTCAACACTTTTCTATCTAGCCCCAGACTTGATACTGAAATTACAATTGAG GATTTTGGGTATTTTATGAGTCCAGGTGATAGAAGCTATGATGCACTCGGATTGTTGAAACATATCAGTGAACAAACTGCTGCCACATATGCCAATGCTCAGGAGATTTTAGGAAATGAAACTCCCAAAGCATTACCAAAAGATGCATCTGAAAACGACAAGGATAAGGACCATGAAAATAATTATCCTGTCAATCAGTCTGGGAACCATTCTCAGTTGCCTTCAAATGCTTTG ATAGAGCGACGCACACTTGACTTTAGTGAATGTGAAACACCAGGCAGAGATGAAAACAGCAAATCCTCAGCTATGAGCTTCTCAAGCCCTTCTTCGTATTTGATGAAAGGTTGTAGATGA